The stretch of DNA GGTCGGCGGCTCGCGACCGTCCGGGACGACGCTGATCACCGAGGACTTCGCGGTGCCGCCGTCGCGTCTCGCCGACGCCTGCGGCGCCCTCCTCGAACTCCAGACCCGGCACGGCTTCGACGCGGCCGTCGCGGGGCACGCCGCGCACGGCAATCTGCACTTCCTGCTCGCCTTCGACGCGGGCCTGCCGTCGGACGTGGAACGCTATGCCGCGTTCATGGAGGAATTCTGCAGGCTGACCGTCGAGCGCTTCGACGGCTCGCTCAAGGCCGAGCACGCCACGGGACGCAACATCGCCCCGTTCCTGGAGCTCGAATGGGGCCCGAAGGCCACGGAGTTGATGTGGCGCACCAAGCAGGTCATCGATCCGGACGGTGTGCTCGCGCCGCGCATCGTCCTCGACCGCGACCCGAAGGCACACTTGCGCGGCCTGAAGACGATCCCCAAGGTGGAGCTGATCGCGGATCCCTGCATCGAGTGCGGCTTCTGCGAACCGACCTGCCCCAGCGAGGACTTGACGACCACTCCACGCCAGCGGATCGTGCTGCGCCGCGAGATGATGCGCCAGGCACCCGGCTCCCCGGTCGAGGACGGCCTGGTCGAGGCGTACGGATACGACGCCGTGGACACCTGCGCCGGCGACTCCACCTGCAAGCTCGCCTGCCCCGTGGGCATCGACACGGGCGCCCTGATGAAGGACTTCCGCCACGCACGGCACTCGCCACGCGAGGAGAAGGCGGCCGCCCTCGCCGCCAGGAACTTCAAGGCGGTCGAGGCCGCCGCGCGGCTCGCCGTGGCCGCCGCCGACCGCATCAGCGACCGGCTCCTGACCTCGGTGACGCGCACCGCGCGCAAGGCCGTCCGCCCCGATCTGGTTCCCGAGTGGCTGCCGGACATCCCGGGAGCGGCCGCCCGAAAGCTGCCGCGCACCACGCGCGTGGGCGCGAGCGCCGTCTACTACCCGGCGTGCGTCAACCGCATCTTCGCAAGCCCCGGCGACCGCTCCCTCCCGGAAGCGATCGTTGCCGTCTCCACGCGCGCGGGAAGGCCCGTTTGGATTCCGGACGATGTCGCGGGGACGTGCTGCGCGACGATCTGGCACTCCAAGGGGTACGACAAGGGCAATGCGGTGATGGCCAATCGCATCGTCGAGGCGGCTTGGGGCTGGACAGCGGGCGGCAGGCTGCCCCTCGTCGTGGACGCCTCGTCCTGCACGCTCGGCATCGCGCATGAAGTCGTGCCCTATCTCACCGCCGACAACCGGCAGTTGCACCGGGAGCTGACCGTGGTCGACTCCCTCGTCTGGGCCGCGGACGAACTGCTCCCCCACCTGAGCGTGTACCGCACGGTCGGCTCCGCCGTCCTGCACCCCACCTGCTCCATGAGCCATCTCGGCGACGAGGCCCAGCTGCGCGCCGTCGCCGAGGCCTGCGCGGACGAAGTGGTGGTCCCGGACGACGCGGGCTGCTGCGCCTTCGCGGGCGACCGCGGCATGCTGCACAAGGAGCTGACGGAGTCCGCCACGCGCAAGGAGGCGGCCGAGGTCACCGCCCGCCCCTTCGACGCGCACCTCTCGGCGAACCGCATGTGCGAGGTGGGCATGGACCACGCCACGGGCCGCGCCTACTACTCCGTTCTCCTGGAGCTGGAGCGCGCGACGCGTCCGTGAACACCTCCGAAACACCACCGGCTGATACGGCCGCACAAGTCGCCCCGCACGAGGGCGCGAAATAAATCCAACTCCCTGGCCACTTCGGTCCCTTGCGCCACGCCCGTCCCCCCATCAGGGTGGCATCCGTTCCAGCGCAGGCATCCAAGCCACGGAGGTCCGATGCACGACGAGCACGCGATACCGAACCCTGACGAGTCCACCACCCCTGACGACTCCACCGACGGCGCATCCCGCCGTGCCGTGCTCCGCACCGCCGGCCTCGCGGGGGCCGGGCTCGGCCTCGGCGCCCTCTCCGGCGGCACGGCCCACGCCGACGCCCCACAGGGCGCTCCAGCGGCGCCCGCCGCTGCGGCCTCGGCCGCGGAGGCGCCGCCCCGCAAGGGCAAGACCATGATCGGCGTGCCCTTCGAGCGGCGTTCCACGGTGCGCGTCGGCATCGTCGGGCTCGGCAATCGCGGCGGCAGCATGATCGACCTGTTCCTGGCGATCCCGGGGGTGAAGGTCGTCGCGCTCTGCGACCCGGTCAAGGACAAGACCGCGGCCGCCGCGAAGAAGGTCACCGACGCGGGCCAGCCCGCACCGGCGACGTACACCAAGGGCGATCACGACTTCGAGAACCTGTGCAAGCGCGGGGACATCGACTTCGTGTACGTGGCGACGCCCTGGGACTGGCACTTCGACATGGCCAAGTCGGCGATGCTGAACGGCAAGCACGTCGGCGTGGAGTGTCCCGTCTCCCTCCAGCTCGACCAGCTCTGGGAACTGGTCGACCTCTCCGAGCGGACCCGCAGACACTGCATGCAGTTGGAGAACTGCTGTTACGGCAAGAACGAGATGCGCGTCCTGCGCATGGCCCACGCGGGCAAGTTCGGTGATCTGCTGCACGGTGCGGGCGCCTACAACCACGACCTGCGCGGCCTGATGTTCGACCCGGACTACTACGAGGGCCCCTGGCGGCGCCTGTGGCACACGCGGCTGCGTGGCGACCTCTACCCGAACCACGGCTTCGGCCCGGTCTCCAACTACATGGACATCAACCGCGGCGACCGCGTCACGCACATCTCCAGCTTCGGCACGCCCGCCCTCGGTCTCGCCGAGTACCGCAAGGCGCACATGCCCGCGGGCGACCCGAGCTGGAAGGAGACGTACATCGAGAGCGACCGCACCATCAGCCTCGTCCAGACGGCGAAGGGGCGGGTGATCCGTCTGGAGCACGACGTCTCGACCCCCCACCCCTACAGCCGCATCAACAGCCTCGGCGGCACGAAGGGCGTCTTCGAGGACTACCCCGAGCGCATCTACATCGAGCCGGACCACACGGACGACAAGTGGCACGACTTCGGCAAGTACGCCGCGGACTTCGACCACTGGCTGTGGAAGGAGCACTCCAACCCGCCGGGCGGGCACGGCGGCATGGACTACATCATGATCTTCCGTCTGATGCAGACCATGCAGCTCGGCCTCGTGCCGGACTTCGACGTCTACGACGCCGCGGTCTGGACGTCGCCCGTCCCCCTGAGCCATCTGTCGATCAAGGCGAAGGGCGCGCCGCAGGCGATCCCTGACTTCACTCGCGGGCTGTGGAAGAAGGCGCGTCCGGGAGTGGACTCGTCGAAGCCGCAGGCGTAAGGGACTTGGGCCCGGCGGTGCTCAGATCGGCACTGCCGGGCTCGTCCGCCTGTTCCGGTACGAACGCGATCTCGCCGCCGAGCACCTTCTTCGCCCGCGCCGTGTCCAGAGCGCCTTCCCAGCGCGAGACCACGAAGACGGCGACGCAGTTGCCGAGCAGGTTCGTGGCGACGCGCATGGCGTCCATGATGCGGTCCACGCCGAGCAGCAGCGCGACCGCGCCGGCCGGGATGACCCCGAGCGCGGAGGCGGTCGCGGAGAGCGCCAGGAACGCCGAACCGGGCACGCCCGCCATGCCCTTGCTGGTCAGCATCAGGACGAGGACCACGGTGATCTGCTGGCCCAGGCTCAGGTCCACGCCCACGGCCTGCGCGATGAACAACGTACCGACGGAGAGGTAGATCGAGGCGCCGTCGAGGTTGAAGGAGTACCCCGTCGGCAGGACAAGGCCCACCGCGTCGTCGCGGCAGCCCGCCTGGCGCAGTTTCTGCATCATGCGCGGCATGACGGCCTCGCTGGAGGCCGTGCCGAGCGCGAGCAGCATCTCCTCGCGCGTGTAGCGGACGAACTTCCACAGGCTCAGGCCGGTCAACGCCTTGAGGGCGACGCCGAGCAGGACGAGGAAGAGCAGGGCCACCGCGTAACAGACGCCGATGAGCTTGCCGTACGTCGACAGGGCGCCGAGCCCGTACTCCCCCACCAGGTGCGCGGTCGCGCCGAAGACGGCGAGCGGTGCCAGCTTCATGATGAAGCCGACGATCGCGAAGACGATCTCCTGGCCCTGCTCGATGGCGGGCAGGATCGCGGGGACCTTCGTGTTGCCCAGGTGCAGCAGGGCCGCGCCCACCAGGCAGGACAGGACGAGGACTTGGAGCAGCGAGTTCTCGGCGAAGGCGCCGATCGCGCTGTCGGGCAGCGAGTGCAGGATGAATTCGCTGGTCGAGGGAAGTTCACCGCCGCCGGTCTTCTCGTCGACGGCCGAGGCGTCGAGTGTGGAGGGGTCGACGTTCATGCCGGTGCCGGGGCTGACGAGGTTTCCGGCGACCAGGCCGACGACGAGGGCGATCGTGGTCGCGACCTCGAACCAGATGAGGGCCTTGATCCCGATGCGGCCGAAGGCCTTGAGGTCTCCGGCCTTGGTGATTCCGGCGACGACCACGCAGAACACGAGCGGGGCGATCATCGCCTTGATGAGACGTACGAAGCCGTTGCCGAGCGGTTGGACGGCCGTGCCCGCGTCGGGCCACAGCCTTCCGACGAGGACTCCGAGCACCAACGCACAGGCGACCTGCGCGAACAGTGAGGTTCGCAATGTGCGTGCTACGCGTCGCGGTAGGGACGGTACGGACTGCGGCACGGGCACTCCTGTAGTGAGGCTTCAACTTACTTCTGCCATACGGAACTTTCTTTCCGCGAGGCGTCACTATGGCGGAGTGCCCGCTTCCGTAAAAGACCTCCAGATCACATCGGCGTAAATCTTGGATCTTGCTCCAAACCCCGGGAGCCGGCCGTCGAAATGCGATGTACCGACGGCATGTACGGCGGGCCTTCGATCACCGCAATGCGTAGTGCGAAGCCCGGCAGGTGGACGCGCGGGCTAGGCCTTCAAGTTCGCCTTGTCACCCATCAGCACGACCGGGTGCTGCTTCGGGTCGAGGTTCTTCAGGAGGTACTTCATGCCCTGTTTCGACAGGCTGACGCAGCCCGACGTGCCGCTTCCGTGGTCCATGTGCAGCCAGATGCTCCCGCCCTTGGACTGGCCCTGGGGGCGGGTCGGGTCGTTGGGCGGGGTGCCCTTGGCGCGGTTGTAGTCGATCGCGATGACGTAGTCGAAGTCGTGCCAGTGCGTCTTGGGCCAGTAGTGCGGGGCCTGCATCGACGTGCTCTGGGTGTACGGGAACTTCGCGCCCGGGTCGGCGAGGACGCCGCCCGCGTCAGTGAGCGTGAAGACGCCGACCGGGCTGCGCTTGTCGTTCTCGCGGTGGTCGGTCGTCCAGCCCTTCTTGCCGTTGTGCGCGGCCCAGCTGCGGGTCTTGTCCCAGGTCGAGCCGGACTTCTCGTACAGGACGGCGGTGGACTTCGCCGAGTCCTCGCCCTCTCCGTAGACCGCGACGACCTGGCGGGAGTTCTTGGGGATCTTGTTCTGAAGGCGGTCGCCCACGTCGGGGATGCGTTTGAGGTCGGTCGTCTCCGACGCCTCGGCTCTTTTCGCCCGGCCCGCGTCGTCGTTCTTCGCTCCGGCCTTCGCCCCGCCGTCCGAGCTTCCACAGGACGTCAGAAGAACACCGCAGGCCGCGAGGGCGGCCGCCGTTCGCACCGCACCGGCTATACGCATGCGTCCATGGTCGCACTCGGTTCACGTGAGCCGTCCCGGTGCCCGGCCCCGGGCGGAGAAGGGGCCGAATCTTTACTCCCCGACGGAAAATCGTTTGCTTCGCGCCACCGTCCGAGGCGAACCTTTCACGGCCTGTTACCGCCCCTCGATGGCAGCTGCCTCCGCAACTGGAGCTGCTGCTCCGCCCGTTCACCACCGCCCGTTCACCACCGTCCGTTCACCACCGTCCGTTCACGCCGGCATGCTCCGCCGAACCGACGGTCCGTCTCTCCGACCCCGACCCTGGGACGTCACACGTCATGCAGATTCGCGATCTTCCGTACACCGACCCGGGCATGCCGGATGCCCGCTCGGGCCCCCACTTCCTGCGCTGGCTCGGGCGGAACCAGCTCGACGGCCAGCTGAAGTCGCTCGCCTGGGGCCTCCTGCACTTCGGCTCCATCGCGGTGATCCCCTACCTCGTCGGCTTCGCCGTGCAGGCTGTCGTCGACCGCTCCGGGGGGCGCCTCGGCATCGCGGGCGCGGTAATGGCGCTGTGCGGCATCGCCATCGCGCTGGGCGACACCATGCTGCACCGCACGGCGGTCACCAACTGGATCACCGCGGCCGCCCGTGTCCAGCAGCTCCTGGCCCGCAAGACCGCGCAGCTCGGCTCGGCGCTCACGCGGCGCGTCGCCGCCGGTGAAGTGGTGGCGGTGTCCACCGGTGACGTCGAGAAGATCGGCTGGTTCGTGGAGGCCATCTCGCGGTTCACGGCGGCCGCACTCACGGTCGTCTTCGTCTGCGTGGGCGTCGTCATCTACCAGCCCGCTCTCGGCGTGCTCGTCGCGGTGGGTGTGCCGGTGCTCGCGCTCGCCGTGCTTCCGCTGCTGCCGCGCGCCACCCGGCGGGCCGACCACCAGCGCGAGAAGGCCGGGCGAGCTACCGAACTCGCCTCGGACACCGTGGCGGGGCTGCGGGTGCTGCGCGGCATCGGCGGCGAGGAACTCTTCCTCGACCGCTACCGCCGTGCCTCGCAGGAGGTGCGTACGGCCGCCGTGCGCAGCGCCCGGATGTGGGCGGCGATCTCGGCGGTGCAGGTGCTGCTGCCGGGGCTGCTCCTGATCGTGGTCGTCTGGCACGGCGTGAACCTGGCCCGCGAGGGCCGGATCACCGTCGGCGAACTGGTCACCGTCTACAGCGCGGTCACGATGCTGACCTACCCCTTGCGGCACTTCGAGGAGATCGCGATGGCCTACAGCTTCTCGCGCCCCTCGGCCAAGCGTGCCGCCCGGGTGCTCGCGCTCCAGCGCACGACGCATGCCGGTGACGGAACGCACGACGTCACTCGGACGGTGCCCACGGGTGATCTCTACGACCCGGCGACCGGACTCCTGGCCCCGTCGGGCCGTCTCACCGCCGTCGTGTGCGGCGACCCGGACGAGGCGGGACGGCTCGCCGAACGACTCGGCGGGCACGCGGCGTTCGACGACGCGGAGGAGCTGCCGTCCGTG from Streptomyces sp. BA2 encodes:
- a CDS encoding FAD-binding and (Fe-S)-binding domain-containing protein, whose protein sequence is MPILQPKPEALRPASRSEGPAHDRVPDRQAKGTPEPLRSELTALLGGDKVLTKISDLVRYASDASPYRFVPQVVVVAEDIDDISAVLSYAHGRSREVVFRAAGTSLNGQAQGEDILVDVRKHWAGVQVIGAGEQARIGPGTTILRANATLARHGRVLGPDPASAIACTVGGVVANNASGMTAGTTRNSYRTVASLSFVLPTGTVVDTADPQADDQLAHAEPALCEGLLAIKREIEADQELTARIRAKYEIKNTNGYRLDAFLDGATPVEILRGLMVGSEGTFGFISEVVFDTLPLDRHVTTGLLFFPSLPAAAAAVPLFNEAGALAVELMDGNTLRASTSVAGVPADWARLPKSTAALLVEFRAPDEARQEAYEAVAAEVVKGLELVAPVASVTNAFTRDPKTIGGYWKARKAFVTAVGGSRPSGTTLITEDFAVPPSRLADACGALLELQTRHGFDAAVAGHAAHGNLHFLLAFDAGLPSDVERYAAFMEEFCRLTVERFDGSLKAEHATGRNIAPFLELEWGPKATELMWRTKQVIDPDGVLAPRIVLDRDPKAHLRGLKTIPKVELIADPCIECGFCEPTCPSEDLTTTPRQRIVLRREMMRQAPGSPVEDGLVEAYGYDAVDTCAGDSTCKLACPVGIDTGALMKDFRHARHSPREEKAAALAARNFKAVEAAARLAVAAADRISDRLLTSVTRTARKAVRPDLVPEWLPDIPGAAARKLPRTTRVGASAVYYPACVNRIFASPGDRSLPEAIVAVSTRAGRPVWIPDDVAGTCCATIWHSKGYDKGNAVMANRIVEAAWGWTAGGRLPLVVDASSCTLGIAHEVVPYLTADNRQLHRELTVVDSLVWAADELLPHLSVYRTVGSAVLHPTCSMSHLGDEAQLRAVAEACADEVVVPDDAGCCAFAGDRGMLHKELTESATRKEAAEVTARPFDAHLSANRMCEVGMDHATGRAYYSVLLELERATRP
- a CDS encoding Gfo/Idh/MocA family protein encodes the protein MHDEHAIPNPDESTTPDDSTDGASRRAVLRTAGLAGAGLGLGALSGGTAHADAPQGAPAAPAAAASAAEAPPRKGKTMIGVPFERRSTVRVGIVGLGNRGGSMIDLFLAIPGVKVVALCDPVKDKTAAAAKKVTDAGQPAPATYTKGDHDFENLCKRGDIDFVYVATPWDWHFDMAKSAMLNGKHVGVECPVSLQLDQLWELVDLSERTRRHCMQLENCCYGKNEMRVLRMAHAGKFGDLLHGAGAYNHDLRGLMFDPDYYEGPWRRLWHTRLRGDLYPNHGFGPVSNYMDINRGDRVTHISSFGTPALGLAEYRKAHMPAGDPSWKETYIESDRTISLVQTAKGRVIRLEHDVSTPHPYSRINSLGGTKGVFEDYPERIYIEPDHTDDKWHDFGKYAADFDHWLWKEHSNPPGGHGGMDYIMIFRLMQTMQLGLVPDFDVYDAAVWTSPVPLSHLSIKAKGAPQAIPDFTRGLWKKARPGVDSSKPQA
- a CDS encoding cation:dicarboxylate symporter family transporter, which codes for MPQSVPSLPRRVARTLRTSLFAQVACALVLGVLVGRLWPDAGTAVQPLGNGFVRLIKAMIAPLVFCVVVAGITKAGDLKAFGRIGIKALIWFEVATTIALVVGLVAGNLVSPGTGMNVDPSTLDASAVDEKTGGGELPSTSEFILHSLPDSAIGAFAENSLLQVLVLSCLVGAALLHLGNTKVPAILPAIEQGQEIVFAIVGFIMKLAPLAVFGATAHLVGEYGLGALSTYGKLIGVCYAVALLFLVLLGVALKALTGLSLWKFVRYTREEMLLALGTASSEAVMPRMMQKLRQAGCRDDAVGLVLPTGYSFNLDGASIYLSVGTLFIAQAVGVDLSLGQQITVVLVLMLTSKGMAGVPGSAFLALSATASALGVIPAGAVALLLGVDRIMDAMRVATNLLGNCVAVFVVSRWEGALDTARAKKVLGGEIAFVPEQADEPGSADLSTAGPKSLTPAASTSPLPDAPSSTARE
- a CDS encoding L,D-transpeptidase family protein, with amino-acid sequence MRIAGAVRTAAALAACGVLLTSCGSSDGGAKAGAKNDDAGRAKRAEASETTDLKRIPDVGDRLQNKIPKNSRQVVAVYGEGEDSAKSTAVLYEKSGSTWDKTRSWAAHNGKKGWTTDHRENDKRSPVGVFTLTDAGGVLADPGAKFPYTQSTSMQAPHYWPKTHWHDFDYVIAIDYNRAKGTPPNDPTRPQGQSKGGSIWLHMDHGSGTSGCVSLSKQGMKYLLKNLDPKQHPVVLMGDKANLKA
- a CDS encoding ABC transporter transmembrane domain-containing protein, whose protein sequence is MQIRDLPYTDPGMPDARSGPHFLRWLGRNQLDGQLKSLAWGLLHFGSIAVIPYLVGFAVQAVVDRSGGRLGIAGAVMALCGIAIALGDTMLHRTAVTNWITAAARVQQLLARKTAQLGSALTRRVAAGEVVAVSTGDVEKIGWFVEAISRFTAAALTVVFVCVGVVIYQPALGVLVAVGVPVLALAVLPLLPRATRRADHQREKAGRATELASDTVAGLRVLRGIGGEELFLDRYRRASQEVRTAAVRSARMWAAISAVQVLLPGLLLIVVVWHGVNLAREGRITVGELVTVYSAVTMLTYPLRHFEEIAMAYSFSRPSAKRAARVLALQRTTHAGDGTHDVTRTVPTGDLYDPATGLLAPSGRLTAVVCGDPDEAGRLAERLGGHAAFDDAEELPSVLLGGVPLDEAPLATARTAVLVQDKDPVLLSGTLRGLLDVPASGAVSADEALEAAQCADVLDALAQASVGEAPLDAHVTERGRSLSGGQRQRLALARSLIADPEVLVLDEPTSAVDSHTEARIADGVKGLRKGRTTVVLTSSPLLLDRAERVVLLHEGEVAAVGVHRELVHSDPRYRAVVTRETDEEQASVKLTHTEIDIEETA